A single window of Xylocopilactobacillus apicola DNA harbors:
- a CDS encoding MurR/RpiR family transcriptional regulator, whose translation MDIESISEKYQLSTNETNVLKYLNQNKDKSNLNIREVAKATYTSPASIIAMCKKMGLSGYSELIYYLVRAKNLTFSLHQNDVIKQYGAEFSSLIYKHRNDNFMIISAGLSNNIAKYMSDYFNLHNFRATTNGYLEYLRPDWKNKTLLFIVSNSGETRSIVELLEMANQNKIDNIVFTGDSASILAKNAKLSISSDTHSAYSYQEYYPQLFFGTTLNTFELLMSHTLTNWE comes from the coding sequence ATGGATATTGAAAGTATCAGCGAAAAATATCAATTATCAACAAATGAAACTAATGTTTTAAAATATCTTAATCAAAACAAAGATAAATCAAATTTAAATATTCGGGAAGTTGCTAAAGCAACTTATACCTCACCAGCTTCAATTATTGCAATGTGCAAGAAAATGGGGTTATCAGGATATAGTGAGCTAATATATTATTTGGTGCGGGCAAAAAATTTAACTTTTTCGCTTCACCAAAACGACGTTATTAAACAATACGGTGCGGAGTTTAGTTCGCTAATTTATAAGCATCGAAATGATAATTTCATGATAATTAGTGCAGGATTGTCTAATAATATTGCTAAATATATGTCTGATTATTTTAACTTACATAATTTTCGCGCAACTACCAATGGTTATTTAGAGTACCTCCGCCCAGATTGGAAAAATAAAACTTTGCTTTTTATTGTTTCAAACTCAGGAGAAACTAGGTCAATAGTCGAATTGTTGGAGATGGCTAATCAAAACAAAATTGATAATATAGTTTTTACCGGAGACTCTGCTTCAATTTTAGCTAAAAATGCTAAACTTTCAATCAGCAGTGATACTCATTCGGCATATTCTTATCAAGAGTACTATCCGCAATTGTTTTTTGGAACAACTTTAAATACTTTTGAGCTACTCATGAGTCATACTCTTACAAACTGGGAATAA
- a CDS encoding PTS sugar transporter subunit IIC — METKVPFTDKLTAVMGKFSSNLIIKSIANGMIKILPVTMVGSICAILSNLGIPAYQKFIDHAGITPLIKIGSTMTTDLISVYVLIALSYEMSSLMKSDLVASILISVMSFFILTPLGVFNGKVNAIEISYLGSKGMFVAMIVALCVTWFYHFLTKKNITIKMPDNVPPSIANSFTSLIPGIIIGAITLLVSGCLKFTSFGNIHDLIYTVLQTPLKHLGSSIWTLLFLMFFSEFLWFFGIHGSLTTSAILYTLYQPLEMQNLAAYTAGKALPNIMTMSFINTLKGPRHFALALLLLMVCHSKHLKEVGKIAIVPGFFGISEPMKFGIPMVLNPVLFIPMCLAPVMSIAIAYISTVLNLIPRANGVTFPWNIPFLSGLVIGDWRTGLLQIVQMILIMLLYYPFIKFLNRQSLKEEKLS; from the coding sequence ATGGAAACAAAAGTGCCCTTTACCGATAAACTGACCGCTGTAATGGGAAAATTCTCATCAAACTTGATCATCAAATCAATTGCTAACGGGATGATCAAAATTCTGCCAGTAACAATGGTCGGTTCAATTTGTGCAATTTTATCCAATTTGGGAATCCCAGCTTACCAAAAATTCATTGATCATGCTGGAATTACCCCGTTAATTAAAATTGGCTCGACAATGACCACTGACTTGATTTCAGTTTATGTCCTAATTGCTCTTTCCTATGAAATGTCTTCATTAATGAAAAGCGATCTGGTCGCTTCAATTTTAATTTCAGTAATGTCTTTTTTTATCCTGACTCCTCTGGGAGTTTTCAACGGCAAAGTCAACGCCATCGAGATCAGCTATTTAGGCTCGAAAGGAATGTTCGTGGCAATGATCGTCGCCCTTTGCGTGACCTGGTTTTATCACTTCTTAACCAAGAAAAATATTACTATTAAAATGCCTGACAACGTCCCGCCCAGTATTGCTAATTCATTTACTTCATTAATCCCTGGCATTATCATTGGAGCGATTACTTTATTAGTTTCTGGCTGCCTGAAGTTCACTTCTTTTGGTAATATTCATGATCTTATCTATACTGTTCTTCAAACCCCTTTGAAACACTTAGGAAGTTCGATTTGGACCCTCCTATTCCTGATGTTCTTCTCTGAATTTCTTTGGTTCTTTGGAATTCATGGCAGTTTAACAACTTCTGCCATCCTCTATACTTTATACCAACCCCTTGAGATGCAAAATTTAGCAGCTTATACCGCCGGGAAGGCTCTTCCAAATATTATGACGATGAGTTTTATTAATACCTTAAAAGGACCGCGGCATTTCGCTCTCGCTCTTTTGCTACTGATGGTTTGTCACAGTAAACATTTAAAAGAAGTCGGTAAAATTGCCATAGTGCCTGGATTTTTCGGCATTAGTGAACCGATGAAATTTGGAATTCCGATGGTCTTAAATCCCGTTCTATTTATTCCAATGTGTTTAGCACCCGTAATGTCAATTGCAATTGCTTATATCTCAACGGTGCTTAACCTAATTCCTCGCGCCAATGGCGTCACCTTCCCTTGGAATATCCCATTTCTCAGCGGACTAGTTATTGGCGACTGGCGAACCGGATTACTACAAATTGTCCAAATGATCCTAATAATGCTTCTGTATTATCCATTTATTAAATTCCTGAATCGCCAAAGTTTAAAAGAAGAAAAATTATCTTAA
- a CDS encoding PTS sugar transporter subunit IIC — MQEWINNKMLPVVMKFANNKIVSSMKNGLIYTMPLTIVGSLFMLLSNFPVPAVSNYFMKTGWTLWFSQVTGATYDIMSLVAVFAIAYQWVKEDGFDGLPAGILGLVAYVITLDPTKPLIDKGSQKVLGTVTGVIDKTWSGGQGMIAAIIIGALVGWAYSFFLKRDIRIKLPEQVPANVSGAFTALIPAAVIITSAFAVYIFFNAAFHMTMVSAIYKVIQTPLQGMTDNAAGFFAYIFLISFLWFFGIHGAVVVGGILGPIVTASTLENVKIFQQGGQAALEAHGHIFIEPLLSQFATVSGSGFTIGLVIYMLFFGKSAIFKQLGRLAIGPALFNINEPILFGVPIVLNPLLAIPFIVTPLVTGMLTYAAVALHFLPVLSGVQVPWTTPVLFSGLIVGGSQGWKFMLWQVLLIVISCAIWFPFARIQDRQNLLQEQGKA; from the coding sequence ATGCAAGAATGGATCAACAATAAGATGTTGCCGGTTGTCATGAAGTTTGCTAACAATAAGATTGTAAGCTCCATGAAAAACGGTTTGATTTACACGATGCCTTTGACGATTGTCGGATCGCTATTTATGCTACTATCCAATTTCCCAGTCCCAGCGGTATCAAATTATTTTATGAAGACTGGTTGGACGCTCTGGTTTTCTCAGGTAACAGGGGCGACTTACGATATCATGTCTTTGGTTGCGGTGTTTGCAATTGCTTATCAATGGGTTAAAGAGGATGGTTTTGATGGATTGCCAGCTGGAATTTTAGGGCTTGTGGCATATGTTATTACGCTTGATCCCACTAAGCCATTGATCGATAAAGGTAGTCAAAAGGTTTTGGGAACGGTGACAGGTGTGATTGACAAAACTTGGTCGGGAGGCCAAGGGATGATTGCAGCTATTATTATCGGCGCTTTAGTCGGCTGGGCGTACTCTTTCTTTTTAAAGCGCGATATTCGAATTAAACTACCTGAACAAGTTCCGGCAAACGTGAGTGGAGCTTTTACCGCATTGATACCAGCTGCCGTAATTATTACGAGCGCTTTTGCGGTTTACATTTTCTTCAATGCGGCATTTCATATGACAATGGTGTCAGCAATTTATAAAGTTATCCAGACTCCTCTACAGGGTATGACAGATAATGCTGCGGGATTCTTTGCCTATATCTTCTTAATTTCATTTCTTTGGTTCTTTGGGATTCACGGGGCAGTTGTGGTCGGAGGAATCTTAGGACCAATTGTCACTGCTTCGACGCTTGAAAACGTCAAGATCTTTCAACAAGGCGGACAAGCAGCTCTAGAAGCCCATGGTCATATCTTTATTGAACCCTTGCTTTCGCAATTTGCAACAGTTTCTGGGTCAGGATTTACCATTGGTCTTGTAATTTATATGTTGTTTTTCGGAAAATCAGCAATCTTTAAGCAGTTAGGCCGGCTAGCAATTGGACCTGCACTTTTCAATATTAATGAACCAATTCTATTTGGAGTTCCAATTGTTTTGAATCCACTACTTGCAATTCCTTTTATCGTTACACCACTGGTGACGGGGATGCTAACATATGCGGCAGTAGCTTTACACTTTTTGCCAGTTCTTTCAGGCGTTCAGGTTCCGTGGACCACGCCAGTGTTGTTCTCTGGTCTAATTGTCGGCGGGTCTCAAGGCTGGAAGTTCATGCTGTGGCAAGTGCTGCTAATTGTAATCTCTTGTGCAATTTGGTTCCCATTTGCGAGAATTCAAGATCGGCAAAATCTCCTTCAAGAACAAGGTAAAGCGTAG
- a CDS encoding 6-phospho-beta-glucosidase gives MSNFPKDFLWGGAVAANQCEGAYKTDGKGMSLVDILPDAHHGRWDALMHPKEAEKTTYDFYPSHESIDFYETYEEDLELMAEMNFKVFRTSISWPRIFPNGDDLEPNEEGLKFYDRLFKKCRDLGMELLVTINHFDTPLALFDKYNGWENRKLVDLYLKYCEVLFKRYKGIVKYWITFNEINMLLHIPFLGAGMDVSGLDENDALQKKYQAAHHQLVASAKAVKMAHTIDPDCQVGCMLAAGEVYPNTPNPKDVWAAVESNREGYFFIDVQARGYYPNYALSFFDQNNIKLEMESGDLEALKDTVDFVSFSYYSSRLISADPEVSAETGAGNVFNNLKNPYLKTSSYGWQTDGLGLRITMNNIWDRYQKPLFVVENGMGEKDVLTDDHKVHDDYRIEYLKENIVEMDKAIEDGVICLGYTSWGCIDLISAGTGEMAKRYGYIYVDRDNDGNGTNKRYRKDSFDWYKQVIKNNGI, from the coding sequence ATGAGTAATTTTCCAAAAGATTTTTTATGGGGCGGAGCAGTTGCCGCTAACCAATGCGAAGGAGCATATAAGACTGATGGCAAGGGAATGTCGCTGGTAGATATTTTGCCGGATGCTCATCACGGGCGCTGGGATGCGCTGATGCATCCCAAAGAAGCTGAAAAAACGACTTATGATTTCTATCCAAGTCATGAATCGATCGATTTCTACGAGACTTATGAAGAAGATCTTGAATTAATGGCTGAGATGAACTTCAAGGTTTTTAGAACATCGATCAGTTGGCCTAGAATTTTCCCAAATGGCGATGATTTAGAGCCCAATGAAGAAGGATTGAAGTTCTACGATCGACTATTTAAAAAGTGTAGAGATCTCGGCATGGAGTTATTAGTAACGATCAATCATTTCGATACGCCGCTTGCTTTGTTCGACAAGTACAATGGCTGGGAAAATAGAAAACTCGTTGATCTCTATTTGAAATATTGCGAAGTTTTGTTCAAGCGTTACAAAGGCATTGTAAAGTATTGGATTACATTTAATGAAATCAATATGCTTTTGCACATTCCTTTCTTAGGAGCAGGAATGGATGTTTCCGGCTTAGACGAAAATGATGCTTTGCAGAAAAAGTATCAAGCAGCGCATCATCAATTGGTGGCTTCCGCTAAAGCTGTCAAGATGGCACATACGATCGATCCTGACTGTCAAGTTGGCTGCATGCTCGCAGCAGGCGAAGTCTATCCCAACACTCCTAATCCAAAGGACGTCTGGGCTGCAGTTGAGTCCAACCGCGAAGGATATTTCTTTATCGATGTTCAGGCACGTGGATATTATCCGAACTATGCTCTTTCGTTTTTCGACCAAAATAATATCAAATTAGAGATGGAAAGTGGCGATTTGGAAGCTCTTAAGGATACAGTGGATTTTGTATCATTTAGTTATTACTCAAGTCGGCTTATAAGTGCTGACCCGGAGGTTTCGGCTGAGACTGGCGCTGGAAATGTCTTTAATAATTTGAAAAATCCATACTTGAAAACTTCAAGTTACGGCTGGCAAACTGATGGCTTAGGCCTCAGAATCACGATGAATAACATTTGGGATCGTTACCAAAAACCGCTTTTTGTTGTAGAGAACGGAATGGGCGAGAAGGACGTTCTTACCGACGACCATAAAGTTCACGATGATTACCGGATTGAATATCTAAAAGAGAATATTGTAGAAATGGACAAGGCTATTGAAGATGGTGTGATTTGCCTCGGCTACACTTCTTGGGGATGTATCGATTTGATTTCTGCGGGGACAGGAGAAATGGCCAAAAGATACGGCTATATCTACGTTGATCGCGATAATGATGGCAACGGAACTAACAAGAGATACCGCAAAGATTCATTTGATTGGTATAAACAAGTTATCAAAAATAACGGCATCTGA
- a CDS encoding MurR/RpiR family transcriptional regulator yields the protein MSFEQRIIATKNKLNYNEKQVVEYMYKNKALLTGLKIQDLAINVHLSKSFISKLIKKLGYSSFAEFKVKIKAESTQYNKLPNSDLIEAQKKDLQETERLLQQVNFSAIFKVLDYADFIYCYGTGHSNQNCIKELSRNLMSIGNKRVVYLSGKSELESIIPLITDRNCLIVSSHSGESQELIDILEMFKLKQSRIISITAFSNNTLVRLADYNLFYFSTLIKNPIHNNKIYSFLPLNLCIDTLIRKYLEHLN from the coding sequence ATGAGTTTTGAACAGAGAATTATTGCTACTAAAAATAAACTCAACTATAACGAAAAGCAAGTAGTTGAATATATGTATAAAAACAAAGCTCTGTTAACAGGACTTAAAATTCAAGACCTCGCGATTAACGTCCACCTTTCGAAATCTTTTATTTCAAAACTAATCAAAAAACTAGGGTACTCAAGTTTTGCTGAATTCAAAGTCAAAATAAAAGCTGAATCTACGCAATATAACAAACTCCCGAATTCAGACCTCATCGAAGCTCAAAAAAAAGATCTGCAAGAAACTGAGCGCCTGCTGCAGCAAGTAAATTTTTCGGCAATTTTTAAAGTTTTGGATTACGCTGATTTCATTTATTGCTATGGCACCGGTCATTCAAATCAAAATTGTATTAAAGAACTTTCAAGAAATCTAATGAGTATTGGCAACAAACGCGTTGTTTATCTTTCGGGCAAAAGTGAACTCGAATCAATTATTCCGCTTATTACTGATCGAAATTGCTTAATTGTATCTTCTCACAGCGGAGAATCTCAAGAGTTAATTGATATTTTGGAAATGTTTAAACTGAAACAATCACGAATCATCAGTATTACCGCTTTCTCCAATAACACTCTCGTCCGCTTGGCTGATTATAATCTCTTTTATTTCTCCACATTGATCAAAAATCCGATTCACAATAATAAGATCTACTCTTTTTTGCCCCTAAACCTCTGCATCGATACTTTAATTAGAAAATATCTTGAACATTTAAACTAA
- a CDS encoding tyrosine-protein phosphatase, with protein sequence MEHLIKLDGTFNTRDLGGYQSADGRTVKTHKLYRSDDLFNLSRQDQQKLEALGINLIIDYRSAAERQKRPNRPISGAKTVILSPEDEIAAIASGDLTTDREKINKLIELEEAGKLDTSTDFLKQSILNYVNTPYSQQVYAQMIKLLGSSPELISLQHCRGGKDRTGYGSALVLLLLGVDEETVVQDYLLTSRYNNTRNNQRMNEYRLYTDNQQVLKYLFRAMDTRASVMRAAIDEMKKRDGTILSYLTKTFNLDQNFINNFRNYYLT encoded by the coding sequence TTGGAACATTTAATTAAATTAGACGGCACTTTCAATACCCGCGACCTTGGGGGATATCAAAGTGCAGACGGTAGAACAGTTAAAACTCATAAATTATATCGTTCAGATGATTTATTTAATCTATCCCGCCAAGACCAGCAAAAATTAGAAGCTTTAGGAATTAATTTGATTATTGATTACCGCAGCGCGGCTGAGCGACAAAAAAGGCCCAACCGACCAATCTCTGGCGCCAAGACCGTTATTTTATCGCCAGAAGACGAAATTGCTGCAATTGCTAGTGGTGATCTCACAACTGATCGCGAGAAGATTAACAAGTTAATCGAGCTTGAGGAAGCCGGAAAATTAGATACCTCGACTGATTTTTTGAAGCAAAGCATTCTTAACTACGTAAATACCCCTTACTCTCAACAAGTATATGCTCAAATGATCAAACTCCTTGGCAGCAGTCCTGAGCTAATCTCTTTGCAACACTGTCGGGGTGGAAAAGATCGGACCGGTTATGGATCTGCTTTGGTTCTACTGCTGTTAGGTGTTGATGAAGAAACTGTAGTTCAAGATTATCTTTTAACTAGCCGCTACAACAACACTCGTAACAATCAACGAATGAATGAGTACCGGCTCTACACCGACAATCAACAGGTCTTGAAGTATCTTTTTCGGGCAATGGACACAAGAGCATCGGTCATGAGAGCTGCCATTGACGAAATGAAAAAACGCGACGGAACAATATTAAGTTACTTAACAAAAACATTTAATTTGGATCAAAACTTCATTAATAATTTTCGCAACTATTATTTAACTTGA